A portion of the Miscanthus floridulus cultivar M001 unplaced genomic scaffold, ASM1932011v1 fs_675_4, whole genome shotgun sequence genome contains these proteins:
- the LOC136532639 gene encoding protein ZINC INDUCED FACILITATOR 1-like, whose amino-acid sequence GSILLYQTFIFPHIVKILGPVTTSRVVAFSSMVLLFTYPSMTHLSGFWLSIVLNVASALKANFVVTIITCSLILQNNSVTQYQRATANGLATTLLSFSKALAPVGGGIAFSWVQKRQHAFFFPGKR is encoded by the exons GTGGCAGCATTCTTCTGTATCAAACTTTTATTTTTCCTCATATTGTGAAAATTTTGGGACCTGTCACTACATCCCGTGTCGTGGCT ttttcatctaTGGTGCTTCTATTTACTTATCCATCCATGACACATCTCTCAGGATTTTGGTTGTCTATAGTGCTAAATGTTGCATCAGCACTAAAAGCCAATTTTGTC GTTACAATTATTACATGCTCATTAATTCTTCAAAATAATTCTGTG ACTCAATATCAAAGAGCTACAGCAAATGGCTTAGCAACTACTTTATTGTCGTTTTCAAAAGCACTTGCTCCAGTTGGAGGGGGTATTGC GTTTTCATGGGTGCAGAAACGTCAACATGCTTTCTTCTTTCCAGGTAAGCGCTGA